DNA sequence from the Maribacter dokdonensis DSW-8 genome:
AACACTTTCTTTTCATTGTGTTTTAATCTTATAGCATTTCTAAACGACAAAATTACGATTTGAGAACATCGTAATTTTTTTGTCTAACAACAACACTAAAATTACCTATATGAACGATGTTATCATTAATGACAATTCTTTTCTGCGCCAGTTTGAAACTACGGTAAACGGTCATCTTGCTAGAATAGAATATTCTTCTCAAGAACGAAAAGTCTTTCTTACCAAATTGGTAGTTCCAGAAGAAATTACAGACGAAAGTTTTAGGGAAAACTTCATCAAAGCCGTTCTAAGTATTATTCAAGAAAGAAATCTTAGAGTTGTTCCAACAAGTCCTCATATTGCAGGATTTCTACGTAAAAATAGAAGACAATACAAAGAGATGCTACCTATAGGTATACGCATCTAACAAAATTTAAAAGCCTTTCTTCGGAAAGGCTTTTTTTTTACGCTTCAACTTCTTCTTTTACAAAATTGAACCTAACCAAACCATCATTGTCTATTTCTGTTAGCTTCACTTTATGCAAGGTATTAACCAACGCCGGATTCCAGGGTGATTTCACCTTAACATAATTCTCCGTGAATCCATGAATATAACCTTCTTTATTCTCACCTTCAAACAAAACAGTAAGATCATTGCCTAATTGACTTTCATAAAAAGTCCTTCTTTTCTTTACAGACAAACCTCTTAACATTTTGCTTCGCTTGTTACGCACTTTATTAGGCACTACCCCATTCATTGTGGCAGCTGGCGTATTATCTCTTTCCGAATAGGTAAAAACATGTAAATATGAAATATCCAAATCATTTAAGAAATGATAGGTCTCTAAAAAATGTTCTTCGGTCTCTCCCGGAAAACCTACAATAACATCAACACCAATACAGCAATTTGGAATTACCTCCCTAATTTTTGCAACGCGCTCCTTATAAAGATTAGTCATATACCTACGCTTCATCAATTTCAAAAGATCATCACTACCGCTTTGTAATGGTATATGAAAATGAGGTACAAAAGTTTTACTTTGAGCAACAAACTCAATGGTTTCGTTTTTCAAAAGATTGGGCTCAATTGAAGAGATTCGTAGCCTATGAATACCATCTACATCATCTAACGCCTTTACCAAATCTAAAAAAGTGTGTTCGTGCTTTTTATTACCGAATTCACCTTTACCGTAATCGCCAATATTTACTCCTGTCAATACAATTTCCTTAATACCTTGTTCAGATATATCCGCAGCATTTTTCAGCACATTTTCCAAGGTATCACTTCTAGAAATTCCTCGAGCAAGCGGAATTGTACAATAGGTACATTTATAATCACAACCATCTTGAACCTTTAAAAAAGCTCTGGTTCTGTCACCAATTGCATAGCTACCTACATAAAAGTCTGCGTCAGCAATTTCACAAGAATGCACTTGACCATGGTCATTTTTAGTTAAATCATTTATATAGTCGGTAATCTTAAATTTTTCGGTAGCACCCAACACAAGATCAACACCATCAACATCTGCCAGCTCTTCAGGTTTTAATTGTGCATAACAGCCAACAGCAGCTACAAAGGCATCTGCATTTATTTTCTGAGCTTTTTTAACAATGGTCTTAAATTTCTTATCTGCATTATCTGTTACAGAACATGTATTTATTACATACATATCTGCTTTTTCAGAAAAATCAACCCTTTCAAATCCTTCATCTGCAAAACTACGGGCAATTGTAGAGGTTTCCGAAAAATTCAACTTACATCCTAAAGTGTAAAATGCCACTTTTTTCTTCATCTAATCTTCTCTTTTGAGAATGTAAAAATACTTAAACTTCAACTAGTTTAAAAAAAATACAAGTAATTGATATTCAGATTTAAAGACTTAATACTTTCTCCATTTTTTAGTTATCTCGAATACATGGGTAAGAATATCGGCTTCAATTTCATTGAACTCCACCCCTCTTCTAGCCATCATTACCTTAGCAGCATCAAATGCTTTTGCGGGCTGATAAGCTGTAAAACCAGAAGCTCCGCCCCAACTAAAACTAGGAACAAAATTTCTAGGAAACCCTGGCACATAAATATTGGAATTTACCCCAATTACAGTTCCCGTGTTGAACATAGTATTAATGGCCGTTTTACTATGATCACCCATCATTAAACCACAAAATTGGAGACCTGTTTGCTCAAAACGCTCTGTAGCGTAGTCCCACAAGCGCACTTTTGCGTAGTTATTCTTAAGGTTAGAGTTATTGGAATCCGCACCAATATTACACCACTCTCCCAATACCGCATTACCCAAATAGCCTTCATGACCCTTACTGGAATAGCCAAAAATAACAGAATTACTAACTTCACCACAGACTTTACTATACGGACCAATAGTTGTTGCCCCGTAAAGCTTACCCCCCATTTTTATTATTGCATTGTTACAAAGTGCAAGAGCACCTCGTACAAGGCTTCCTTCCCAAATTTCAGCATTCTTACCTAAGTAAATAGGTCCGTCCGTTGCATTTAGGATACTGAATTCAACTTTTGCCCCTTCTTCAAGAAATATACGCTCAGGATGTATTAATTGATTGGTTTCCGAAATAGGTTGACTCTTTCTTCCTTTTGTAATAAAATCAAAGTCCGATTGCAAAATGTCCGCATTCTTATCAAAAATATCCCAAGTATTATTAATCTGGACTAAATCATTATTAAATTCTACAATAGAAAATGAAGCCAACTCTTCCGCCCCTTTAACATGGCTACTACAATAAGCAATCATTAAATTTTTGGATTTCAAGACTTGCCCATCTTCCAATGTATTTAAGGCATTTACCAAATCTGGAGTAGGCAAAACCGATGCATCTATAAATACATTTTCACTTTCAATATTAACGGGATATTTAATACTTAAATAATCTTCTGTAAGGGAAGAAATAGCCACTTTCAAATAAGCCTCCCACCTTTCTCGTAAAGTCAAAATACCAACTCGAATTTCCGATACCGGACGGGTAAAAGTAAATGGTAATAAATGATCTCTACGCGGACCATCAAAAAGAATAAAGTTCATGCTGGATGATTTTTTTCAAAATTAACAATTATCCCTTGAGCATTTTTAAATAATGGATGACTTCCATTATTTAAAAGTTAAAAGAAAAAGAAACGCCCTCGAAAAAAAATTCGAAGGCGCTATATTTATAAAAGAAAGAAAAAGATTATTTCTCTTCTTTCGAGAATTTCTTGTACTTGTTCTTGAACTTATCAATACGACCAGCTGTATCCAATAATTTGGCTTTACCAGTGTAAAAAGGGTGAGAAGTTCTTGAGATTTCCAATTTAACCAATGGATACTCAACACCATCAACCTCTAAAGTCTCTTTAGTATCCGCTGTAGATTTTGTTAAAAATACCTCTTCGTTAGACATGTCCTTAAAGGCCACGATTCTATAATTTTCTGGGTGTATATCTTTTTTCATTTTAAAAACTTTAACGCACCCATTCCGACGGGCACTCATTTTAAGGCTGCAAAAATAGTGAAAATCTATAAATGAACAATTACAAATCGTAAAAAAATCAAAAATAATATTTCATCACATTTGTAACAAAATTGAGGACCACTATACTAATAGATAAAACAACCTATAATCTCTTTATACAATGGAAGAAAATCAACCCAAAACAGGAAAACTTGCACTTATTTTTGGAGGGCTTTCAGGAATTACTGGAATAGTCTTTTCCGTATTACTTTATTTAATGGACATGCAATATGAACAAGGGTTTGCAATTCAAGTAA
Encoded proteins:
- a CDS encoding GNAT family N-acetyltransferase gives rise to the protein MNDVIINDNSFLRQFETTVNGHLARIEYSSQERKVFLTKLVVPEEITDESFRENFIKAVLSIIQERNLRVVPTSPHIAGFLRKNRRQYKEMLPIGIRI
- the mtaB gene encoding tRNA (N(6)-L-threonylcarbamoyladenosine(37)-C(2))-methylthiotransferase MtaB gives rise to the protein MKKKVAFYTLGCKLNFSETSTIARSFADEGFERVDFSEKADMYVINTCSVTDNADKKFKTIVKKAQKINADAFVAAVGCYAQLKPEELADVDGVDLVLGATEKFKITDYINDLTKNDHGQVHSCEIADADFYVGSYAIGDRTRAFLKVQDGCDYKCTYCTIPLARGISRSDTLENVLKNAADISEQGIKEIVLTGVNIGDYGKGEFGNKKHEHTFLDLVKALDDVDGIHRLRISSIEPNLLKNETIEFVAQSKTFVPHFHIPLQSGSDDLLKLMKRRYMTNLYKERVAKIREVIPNCCIGVDVIVGFPGETEEHFLETYHFLNDLDISYLHVFTYSERDNTPAATMNGVVPNKVRNKRSKMLRGLSVKKRRTFYESQLGNDLTVLFEGENKEGYIHGFTENYVKVKSPWNPALVNTLHKVKLTEIDNDGLVRFNFVKEEVEA
- a CDS encoding GlmU family protein, translating into MNFILFDGPRRDHLLPFTFTRPVSEIRVGILTLRERWEAYLKVAISSLTEDYLSIKYPVNIESENVFIDASVLPTPDLVNALNTLEDGQVLKSKNLMIAYCSSHVKGAEELASFSIVEFNNDLVQINNTWDIFDKNADILQSDFDFITKGRKSQPISETNQLIHPERIFLEEGAKVEFSILNATDGPIYLGKNAEIWEGSLVRGALALCNNAIIKMGGKLYGATTIGPYSKVCGEVSNSVIFGYSSKGHEGYLGNAVLGEWCNIGADSNNSNLKNNYAKVRLWDYATERFEQTGLQFCGLMMGDHSKTAINTMFNTGTVIGVNSNIYVPGFPRNFVPSFSWGGASGFTAYQPAKAFDAAKVMMARRGVEFNEIEADILTHVFEITKKWRKY
- a CDS encoding type B 50S ribosomal protein L31, whose amino-acid sequence is MKKDIHPENYRIVAFKDMSNEEVFLTKSTADTKETLEVDGVEYPLVKLEISRTSHPFYTGKAKLLDTAGRIDKFKNKYKKFSKEEK